A genomic region of Solanum dulcamara chromosome 2, daSolDulc1.2, whole genome shotgun sequence contains the following coding sequences:
- the LOC129870240 gene encoding uncharacterized protein LOC129870240, with translation MNIIILLRHSGVWQSKVSYERYKSDGIVVGDNVSYSNLKTIIAVELTIDESVKNIEIQYIIQVKENQLYKDKATLFDVMDKYKVDNGFNFKVKRSDSKSYVLICYSDDCCWRMKASCWKKSNIFKVSYFNSEHSCALRGRIFSKVHATKAFFCRFVVVVDGAHLDGPYKGTFVSASTLDGAGCILPLAYGVIDTKNDSS, from the exons ATGAATATCATAATACTACTGAGACATTCTGGAGTTTGGCAATCCAAGGTGAGTTATGAAcgatacaaaagtgatggaatcgtAGTGGGCGATAATGTATCTTACTCAAATCTAAAAACAATAATCGCTGTTGAATTGACCATAGATGAATcagtgaaaaatattgaaattcaaTACATCATTCAAG TGAAGGAAAATCAATTGTATAAGGACAAAGCAACACTATTTGATGTAATGGACAAATACAAAGTTGATAATGGATtcaatttcaaagtcaaaagatctgacagtaaaag TTATGTGTTAATATGCTATTCAGACGACtgttgttggagaatgaaagcATCATGTTGGAAAAAATCCAATATATTCAAAGTGAGTtatttcaatagtgaacattcaTGTGCACTAAGAGGTAGGATTTTCAGCAAAGTtcatgctacaaaggctttt TTTTGTCGatttgtagttgttgttgatgGTGCACATcttgatggaccttataaagggaCATTTGTATCAGCTAGCACACTTGATGGGGCAG GTTGCATATTGCCATTGGCGTATGGTGTTATTGATACAAAAAATGATTCATCATGA